Proteins from a single region of Argiope bruennichi chromosome 6, qqArgBrue1.1, whole genome shotgun sequence:
- the LOC129971625 gene encoding golgin subfamily A member 7-like gives MAAATNRTENSHREKIQKVFIQRDYSEGTQVKFQTKFPPELEGLIDRHLFEQTINTLNRIYAEAEKTSTTTFCESCLACLTSYVIYLCIETHYQKCLKRIAAYLDDQNETVYLPRGLLITDPIERGLRVIEIAILVDSSNRA, from the coding sequence ATGGCTGCTGCTACGAACAGGACGGAAAATAGTCAtcgtgaaaaaattcaaaaagttttcattCAGCGTGATTATTCTGAAGGAACGCAAGTTAAGTTTCAGACTAAATTTCCTCCAGAATTAGAAGGCTTAATCGACAGGCATTTGTTTGAACAGACGATCAACACCCTTAATAGGATATACGCAGAAGCTGAGAAAACCAGCACCACGACATTTTGCGAGAGCTGTTTGGCTTGTTTGACTTCCTATGTGATTTATTTGTGTATTGAAACTCATTATCAAAAGTGTTTGAAAAGAATTGCTGCTTATTTGGATGACCAAAATGAAACTGTTTATCTTCCTCGAGGATTGCTTATCACCGATCCCATCGAACGAGGATTACGAGTCattgaaattgcaattttagtaGATTCATCGAATCGAGCGTGA